The Streptomyces sp. NL15-2K genome contains a region encoding:
- a CDS encoding molybdopterin cofactor-binding domain-containing protein: MPTNGAPIGTPTKLTQGSRTKGGIGESTLRPDGTLKVTGEFAYSSDMWHEDMLWGQILRSTVAHAEIVSIDTSEALALPGVYAVLTYDDLPTEVKNYGLEIQDTPVLAHGKVRHHGEPVAAVAADHPETARRAAAKIKVEYRELPVITDEASATAPDAILVHENRDDHHLGHVPHPNIVHRQPIIRGDVSAARERADVIVEGEYTFGMQDQAFLGPESGLAVPDEDGGVHLYIATQWLHSDLRQIAPVLGLPESKVRMTLSGVGGAFGGREDLSMQIHACLLALRTGKPVKIVYNRFESFFGHVHRHPAKLYYEHGATREGKLTHVKCRIVLDGGAYASTSPAVVGNAASLGIGPYVVDDVEIEALALYTNNPPCGAMRGFGAVQACFAYEAQMDKVAERLGMDPVEFRQRNAMEQGTLMPTGQPVDSPAPVAELLRRVKAMPMPPERQWESSEGADVRQLPGGLSNTTHGEGVVRGVGYAVGIKNVGFSEGFDDYSTAKVRMEVVGGEPVATVHTAMAEVGQGGVTVHAQIARTELGVARVTIHPADTRVGSAGSTSASRQTYVTGGAVKNSCELVREKVLQIGRRKFGSYHPAWATAELLLEGGKVVTDGGEVLADLVDVLEDEAVEVEAEWRHRPTEAFDLRTGQGNGHVQYSFAAHRAVVEVDTELGLVKVIELACAQDVGKALNPLSVLGQIQGGTTQGLGVAVMEEIVVDPKTAKVRNPSFTDYLIPTILDTPTIPVDVLELADDQAPYGLRGVGEAPTLSSTPAVLAAIRNATGLELNRTPVRPEHLTGTA, encoded by the coding sequence ATGCCCACCAACGGCGCCCCCATCGGCACTCCCACGAAGCTCACCCAGGGTTCCCGGACCAAGGGCGGCATCGGCGAGTCCACGCTCCGCCCGGACGGCACCCTCAAGGTCACCGGCGAGTTCGCGTACTCGTCCGACATGTGGCACGAGGACATGCTCTGGGGACAGATCCTGCGCTCCACGGTCGCGCACGCCGAGATCGTGTCCATCGACACGAGCGAGGCGCTCGCCCTGCCGGGCGTGTACGCCGTCCTGACGTACGACGATCTGCCGACCGAGGTGAAGAACTACGGCCTGGAGATCCAGGACACCCCGGTCCTCGCCCACGGCAAGGTCCGTCACCACGGCGAGCCGGTCGCCGCCGTCGCCGCCGACCACCCGGAGACCGCGCGCCGCGCCGCCGCGAAGATCAAGGTCGAGTACAGGGAACTTCCCGTCATCACCGACGAGGCCTCCGCGACCGCGCCGGACGCGATCCTCGTCCACGAGAACCGCGACGACCACCACCTCGGCCACGTCCCGCACCCGAACATCGTCCACCGCCAGCCGATCATCCGCGGTGACGTGTCCGCCGCCCGGGAGCGCGCCGACGTCATCGTCGAGGGCGAGTACACCTTCGGCATGCAGGACCAGGCCTTCCTCGGCCCCGAGTCGGGCCTCGCGGTGCCGGACGAGGACGGCGGCGTCCACCTCTACATCGCCACCCAGTGGCTCCACTCCGACCTGCGCCAGATCGCACCCGTCCTCGGCCTGCCCGAGAGCAAGGTGCGGATGACGCTGTCCGGCGTCGGCGGCGCGTTCGGCGGGCGCGAGGACCTGTCGATGCAGATCCACGCATGTCTGCTGGCGCTGCGCACGGGCAAGCCCGTCAAGATCGTCTACAACCGGTTCGAGTCCTTCTTCGGGCACGTCCACCGCCACCCGGCCAAGCTGTACTACGAGCACGGGGCGACGCGCGAGGGGAAGCTGACCCACGTCAAGTGCCGGATCGTCCTCGACGGCGGCGCGTACGCCTCCACCTCCCCGGCGGTCGTCGGCAACGCGGCCTCGCTGGGCATCGGCCCGTACGTCGTCGACGACGTCGAGATCGAGGCCCTCGCCCTCTACACCAACAACCCGCCCTGCGGCGCCATGCGCGGCTTCGGCGCGGTCCAGGCGTGCTTCGCGTACGAGGCGCAGATGGACAAGGTGGCCGAGCGACTGGGCATGGATCCGGTGGAGTTCCGGCAGCGCAACGCCATGGAGCAGGGCACGCTCATGCCGACCGGGCAGCCGGTCGACTCCCCGGCACCGGTCGCCGAACTCCTGCGCCGCGTCAAGGCGATGCCCATGCCGCCGGAGCGCCAGTGGGAGAGCAGCGAGGGCGCGGACGTACGGCAGCTGCCCGGCGGTCTGTCCAACACCACGCACGGCGAAGGCGTCGTCCGGGGCGTGGGCTACGCGGTCGGCATCAAGAACGTCGGCTTCTCCGAGGGCTTCGACGACTACTCCACCGCCAAGGTGCGCATGGAGGTCGTGGGCGGCGAGCCCGTCGCGACCGTGCACACGGCCATGGCGGAGGTCGGCCAGGGCGGGGTCACCGTCCACGCGCAGATCGCCCGCACCGAGCTGGGCGTCGCGCGGGTGACCATCCATCCGGCGGACACGCGGGTGGGCAGCGCCGGTTCGACGTCCGCGTCGCGGCAGACGTACGTCACCGGTGGCGCCGTCAAGAACTCCTGCGAGCTCGTGCGCGAGAAGGTCCTTCAGATCGGCCGCCGCAAGTTCGGCTCCTACCACCCTGCTTGGGCCACCGCCGAACTCCTCCTGGAGGGCGGCAAGGTCGTCACCGACGGCGGCGAAGTGCTCGCCGACCTGGTGGACGTGCTCGAAGACGAGGCCGTCGAGGTCGAGGCGGAGTGGCGGCACCGGCCGACCGAGGCCTTCGACCTGCGCACCGGCCAGGGCAACGGCCATGTGCAGTACTCCTTCGCCGCCCACCGTGCCGTCGTCGAGGTCGACACCGAGCTCGGCCTGGTCAAGGTCATCGAACTGGCCTGTGCGCAGGACGTCGGCAAGGCGCTCAACCCGCTGTCCGTGCTCGGCCAGATCCAGGGCGGTACGACCCAGGGGCTGGGCGTGGCGGTCATGGAGGAGATCGTCGTCGACCCGAAGACCGCGAAGGTACGGAACCCCTCCTTCACGGACTACCTGATCCCCACGATCCTCGACACGCCGACCATTCCCGTCGACGTGCTCGAACTCGCCGACGACCAGGCCCCGTACGGGCTGCGCGGCGTCGGTGAGGCCCCCACCCTGTCGTCGACCCCGGCCGTCCTCGCGGCGATCCGGAACGCGACGGGGCTGGAGCTGAACAGGACGCCGGTACGTCCCGAACACCTGACGGGAACCGCGTAA
- a CDS encoding NCS2 family permease: MTQQSLEPRTTAEDAGEGTRVPAGRSWLDRYFHISHRGSTVAREVRGGVTTFMAMAYILLLNPLILSGKDAAGNTLGQQALITATAFAAALTTLLMGFVGKVPLALAAGLSVSGVLASQVAPQMTWPQAMGMCVMYGVVIMLLVVTGLREMIMNAIPLALKHAITMGIGLFIALIGFYKAGFVHQGEATPVSLGPTGELAGWPVLLFAVTLLAIFMLQARRVPGAILIGIVGGTVLAVLLNAVDVIDPKQWASGAPELHGGAVSMPDFSIFGDVEFGGWGEVGAMTVGMIVFTLVLAGFFDAMATIIGVGTEAGLADERGRMPGLSKALFIDGAGGAIGGVSGASGQTVFVESATGVGEGARTGLSSVVTGLFFAACLFFTPLTAIVPGEVAAAALVVIGAMMMTNARHVDWGDRATAIPVFLTVVIMPFTYSITAGVGAGVISYVAVKLAQGKAREIGAFMWGLTAIFLVYFALNPIESWLGVR; the protein is encoded by the coding sequence ATGACCCAGCAGTCACTGGAGCCCAGGACCACAGCCGAAGACGCGGGCGAAGGCACCCGCGTCCCGGCCGGCAGGTCCTGGCTCGACCGGTACTTTCACATATCCCACCGGGGATCCACGGTCGCGCGCGAAGTGCGCGGCGGCGTCACCACCTTCATGGCGATGGCGTACATCCTCCTGCTCAACCCGCTGATCCTGTCCGGCAAGGACGCCGCGGGGAACACGCTCGGCCAGCAGGCGCTGATCACCGCGACCGCGTTCGCGGCGGCCCTCACCACCCTGCTGATGGGCTTCGTCGGCAAGGTGCCCCTCGCGCTCGCCGCCGGCCTCTCCGTCTCCGGAGTCCTCGCCTCCCAGGTCGCCCCCCAGATGACCTGGCCGCAGGCCATGGGCATGTGCGTGATGTACGGCGTGGTCATCATGCTGCTCGTCGTCACCGGCCTGCGCGAGATGATCATGAACGCGATCCCGCTCGCGCTCAAGCACGCCATCACCATGGGCATCGGCCTGTTCATCGCCCTGATCGGCTTCTACAAGGCCGGGTTCGTGCACCAGGGCGAGGCGACCCCGGTCAGCCTCGGCCCCACCGGTGAACTCGCCGGCTGGCCGGTGCTGCTGTTCGCCGTCACGCTCCTCGCGATCTTCATGCTCCAGGCGCGCCGCGTCCCCGGCGCGATCCTGATCGGCATCGTCGGCGGCACCGTACTCGCCGTGCTCCTCAACGCAGTGGACGTCATCGACCCGAAGCAGTGGGCGAGCGGGGCTCCCGAACTGCACGGCGGCGCGGTCTCGATGCCCGACTTCTCGATCTTCGGCGACGTCGAGTTCGGCGGCTGGGGCGAGGTCGGCGCGATGACGGTCGGCATGATCGTGTTCACGCTCGTGCTGGCCGGCTTCTTCGACGCGATGGCCACCATCATCGGCGTCGGCACGGAGGCCGGGCTGGCCGACGAGCGGGGCCGGATGCCGGGCCTGTCCAAGGCGCTGTTCATCGACGGCGCGGGCGGCGCGATCGGCGGCGTGTCGGGTGCGTCGGGCCAGACCGTGTTCGTCGAGTCGGCGACCGGCGTCGGCGAAGGCGCCCGTACGGGACTGTCGTCCGTCGTCACCGGCCTGTTCTTCGCGGCGTGCCTGTTCTTCACCCCGCTGACGGCGATCGTGCCCGGCGAGGTCGCGGCCGCCGCCCTGGTGGTGATCGGCGCCATGATGATGACGAACGCCCGGCATGTGGACTGGGGCGACCGGGCCACCGCGATCCCGGTCTTCCTGACCGTAGTGATCATGCCGTTCACGTACTCCATCACCGCGGGCGTCGGGGCCGGGGTGATCTCGTACGTGGCCGTCAAGCTCGCCCAGGGCAAGGCACGGGAGATCGGCGCGTTCATGTGGGGACTGACAGCGATCTTCCTGGTTTACTTCGCCCTCAACCCGATCGAGAGCTGGCTGGGCGTGCGCTAG
- a CDS encoding XdhC/CoxI family protein, whose product MLDIAEELHRWVEQGRDFAVATVVAVGGSAPREPGAALAVDADGTAIGSVSGGCVEGAVYELCQQALQDGESVLERFGYSDEDAFAVGLTCGGVIDILVTPVRAGDPVRTVVAAALTAAARGETAAVARIVSGPAELVGRAMLIRPDGSHDGGFGAHPELDRTVAAEGGAFLDAGRTGTLEIGERGSRCGAPLTLLVESSVPPPRMIVFGAIDFASALVRIGKFLNYRVTVCDARPVFATRARFPQADEIVVEWPHEYLERTEVDTRTVLCVLTHDAKFDVPLLKLALRLPVAYVGAMGSRRTHLDRNERLREVGVSELELARLKSPIGLDLGARTPEETALSIAAEIVADRRGGSGVSLTGAHTPIHHDVPSQPPGRIGSVA is encoded by the coding sequence ATGCTGGACATCGCCGAAGAGCTGCACCGGTGGGTCGAGCAGGGGCGCGACTTCGCCGTGGCCACCGTGGTGGCCGTCGGCGGCAGCGCGCCCCGAGAGCCCGGCGCGGCCCTCGCGGTCGACGCCGACGGCACGGCGATCGGCTCGGTCTCCGGCGGCTGCGTGGAGGGCGCGGTCTACGAGCTGTGCCAACAGGCGCTTCAGGACGGGGAGTCGGTCCTGGAACGCTTCGGCTACAGCGACGAGGACGCCTTCGCCGTGGGCCTGACCTGCGGCGGCGTCATCGACATCCTCGTCACGCCGGTGCGGGCGGGCGATCCCGTCCGTACGGTGGTCGCCGCCGCGCTCACCGCCGCCGCGCGCGGGGAGACGGCGGCGGTGGCGCGGATCGTGTCCGGTCCGGCGGAGCTCGTGGGCCGCGCGATGCTGATCCGCCCCGACGGCTCCCACGACGGCGGCTTCGGCGCCCACCCGGAACTGGACCGTACGGTCGCCGCGGAGGGCGGCGCCTTCCTGGACGCCGGGCGCACCGGCACCCTGGAGATCGGAGAGCGGGGCTCTCGCTGTGGAGCACCGCTGACGCTGCTCGTCGAGTCCTCCGTTCCGCCGCCCCGGATGATCGTCTTCGGCGCGATCGACTTCGCCTCGGCGCTGGTGCGGATCGGCAAGTTCCTGAACTACCGCGTGACGGTGTGCGACGCGCGCCCGGTGTTCGCCACGCGGGCCCGCTTCCCTCAGGCCGACGAGATAGTCGTCGAGTGGCCGCACGAGTACTTGGAGCGCACGGAGGTCGACACCCGTACGGTGCTGTGCGTCCTCACCCACGATGCCAAGTTCGACGTACCCCTGCTGAAGCTCGCCCTGCGGCTGCCGGTGGCGTACGTCGGCGCGATGGGCTCCCGGCGCACCCACCTCGACCGGAACGAGCGGCTGCGCGAAGTCGGCGTGAGCGAGCTGGAGTTGGCGCGGCTCAAGTCCCCGATCGGGCTGGACCTCGGGGCCCGTACGCCGGAGGAGACCGCCCTGTCGATCGCCGCCGAGATCGTCGCCGACCGGCGTGGCGGCAGCGGGGTTTCACTGACCGGCGCCCACACGCCGATCCATCACGACGTGCCGTCCCAGCCGCCGGGGCGGATCGGGTCGGTGGCCTGA
- a CDS encoding lanthionine synthetase LanC family protein yields the protein MTIAGAAVVAVDEVEALAADALRWLVGVARDTGGGGLTWSTRPSDTELNPMFYNGTAGVVPVLLEAWRHFGDDAYADAALRAARGVAAAVDDWDDPSLYFGLTGMALVLRTVHAELGDPAADAAAHRALETVRSGFDGTRWGELFELMGGNAGIGLGALTLGDTDLAVLALEPYLRTAEPTEAGVQWEGRTGRVARMHHISHGTLGVVCALASVGTATGRTDLVELARAAAADVVSRDEAGPTGFLVPHSDPPHLPDRIERYSYGWCHGPAGDAQVFRLLRDLLADPTWSALADRCWHTVTHSGLPHRLRPGFWDNNGRCCGTAGVLALACDRMAEQDDGHDFARILVADLADRAIRDAEGARWSNVEHRVTPSDLEPCSGWAMGNAGIARELLRFVRLNRGGAPDYAFAWPDQPPVRRNAVQATDPIRPGGWDGTS from the coding sequence ATGACCATTGCGGGCGCGGCAGTTGTGGCGGTGGACGAGGTCGAGGCGCTGGCGGCGGACGCGTTGCGCTGGCTGGTCGGGGTCGCGCGGGACACGGGCGGCGGTGGACTCACCTGGAGCACCCGGCCCTCCGACACCGAGCTCAACCCGATGTTCTACAACGGCACCGCCGGGGTCGTACCCGTACTCCTGGAGGCGTGGCGGCACTTCGGTGACGACGCCTATGCCGACGCGGCCCTGCGCGCGGCTCGCGGCGTGGCGGCCGCCGTCGACGACTGGGACGACCCTTCGTTGTACTTCGGCCTCACCGGCATGGCGCTCGTCCTGCGGACCGTCCACGCCGAACTCGGCGACCCCGCCGCCGATGCCGCGGCGCACCGTGCGCTGGAGACCGTGCGGTCGGGCTTCGACGGCACCCGCTGGGGCGAGCTGTTCGAACTGATGGGCGGCAACGCCGGCATCGGCCTCGGCGCCCTGACGCTCGGCGACACGGATCTGGCCGTACTCGCGCTGGAGCCCTATCTGCGCACGGCCGAGCCGACTGAGGCGGGCGTCCAGTGGGAGGGCCGCACCGGCAGGGTCGCGCGCATGCACCACATCTCGCACGGCACGCTCGGTGTCGTGTGCGCCCTTGCCTCCGTCGGCACGGCGACCGGCCGCACGGACCTCGTCGAGCTCGCCCGGGCCGCCGCCGCGGACGTCGTGTCCCGCGACGAGGCCGGTCCCACCGGTTTCCTGGTCCCGCACTCCGACCCGCCGCACCTCCCCGACCGCATCGAGCGGTACAGCTACGGCTGGTGCCACGGCCCGGCCGGCGACGCCCAGGTCTTCCGCCTGCTGAGGGACCTGCTCGCCGACCCCACCTGGTCAGCCCTCGCCGACCGCTGCTGGCACACCGTGACCCACTCGGGCCTGCCCCACCGGCTCCGCCCCGGCTTCTGGGACAACAACGGCCGCTGCTGCGGCACTGCGGGCGTCCTGGCTCTGGCCTGCGACCGGATGGCCGAGCAGGACGACGGCCACGACTTCGCCCGGATCCTCGTCGCGGACCTCGCCGACCGCGCGATCCGGGACGCCGAGGGCGCGCGCTGGTCGAACGTCGAGCACCGGGTCACCCCGAGCGACCTCGAACCCTGCAGCGGGTGGGCGATGGGCAACGCGGGCATCGCGCGCGAACTCCTGCGCTTCGTCCGGCTGAACAGGGGCGGCGCGCCGGACTACGCGTTCGCGTGGCCGGACCAGCCGCCAGTACGGCGGAACGCCGTTCAGGCCACCGACCCGATCCGCCCCGGCGGCTGGGACGGCACGTCGTGA
- a CDS encoding SRPBCC family protein, which produces MVTFLLERTAPLPLDEAWRRLTQWPRHGDAVPLTRVTVVTPPPTGEGTRFVARSGLGPLGFADPMEVTLWRPPADGLPGLCRLEKRGRVVLGWAEIEVRPGPGGRSRVIWREELRVRPLPGLFDPLLRAAARYTFGRAVNRLLRRE; this is translated from the coding sequence GTGGTCACCTTCCTGCTCGAACGCACGGCACCGCTCCCCCTCGACGAGGCGTGGCGTCGCCTCACGCAGTGGCCCCGGCACGGCGATGCCGTCCCGCTGACCCGCGTCACCGTGGTCACGCCCCCGCCGACGGGCGAGGGCACGCGTTTCGTGGCCCGTTCGGGGCTCGGCCCGCTCGGCTTCGCCGACCCGATGGAGGTGACGCTCTGGCGCCCGCCCGCGGACGGCCTGCCCGGCCTGTGCCGCCTGGAGAAGCGGGGCAGGGTCGTCCTGGGGTGGGCGGAGATCGAGGTGCGGCCGGGTCCCGGCGGCCGCAGCCGGGTGATCTGGCGCGAGGAGCTGCGGGTCCGGCCGCTTCCCGGCCTTTTCGACCCCCTGCTGAGGGCTGCGGCGCGCTACACGTTCGGGCGGGCGGTGAACCGTCTGCTGCGGCGGGAGTGA
- a CDS encoding UDP-glucuronic acid decarboxylase family protein, whose amino-acid sequence MSAFARRRALVTGGAGFVGSHLCARLLAEDTDVVCLDNLSTGARANVADLEQRPGFRFVRADATDPAALRDLPGRFDLVLHFACPASPVDYLRLPLETLDVGSTGTRNALERARADGARFVLASTSEVYGDPLEHPQHEDYWGNVNPIGPRSVYDESKRFAEALVTAHRKVHGTDTAIVRIFNTYGPRMRTGDGRAVPAFLSQALDGAPLTVAGDGGQTRSLCYVDDTVDGVLALAASGESGPVNIGGGEEITMLELARRIIELTGSSSRIRFVERPADDPARRRPDTRLARERLGWRPRVGWSEGLERTIGWFSRSVAA is encoded by the coding sequence ATGAGCGCTTTCGCCCGGCGCCGGGCCCTGGTCACCGGCGGAGCCGGATTCGTGGGATCCCATCTGTGCGCACGGCTGCTCGCCGAAGACACCGATGTCGTGTGCCTCGACAACCTGTCCACCGGAGCCCGCGCCAACGTCGCCGACCTGGAACAGCGCCCCGGCTTCCGCTTCGTGCGCGCCGACGCCACCGATCCCGCAGCCCTGCGCGACCTGCCCGGCCGTTTCGACCTCGTCCTGCACTTCGCCTGCCCGGCCTCGCCCGTCGACTACCTGCGGCTGCCGCTGGAGACCCTCGACGTCGGCAGCACCGGCACCCGCAACGCGCTGGAACGGGCCCGCGCCGACGGCGCCCGCTTCGTCCTCGCCTCCACCTCCGAGGTGTACGGCGATCCGCTGGAGCACCCGCAGCACGAGGACTACTGGGGCAACGTCAACCCGATCGGCCCGCGCAGCGTCTACGACGAGTCCAAGCGCTTCGCCGAGGCCCTGGTCACCGCCCACCGCAAGGTGCACGGCACCGACACCGCCATCGTCCGCATCTTCAACACCTACGGCCCCCGCATGCGCACCGGCGACGGCCGCGCGGTCCCCGCCTTCCTCTCACAGGCCCTGGACGGCGCCCCCCTCACGGTTGCCGGCGACGGCGGCCAGACCAGGTCGCTGTGCTACGTCGACGACACGGTCGACGGCGTTCTCGCCCTGGCCGCGTCAGGCGAGAGCGGGCCGGTCAACATCGGCGGCGGCGAGGAGATCACCATGCTCGAACTCGCCCGCCGCATCATCGAGCTCACCGGCTCCTCGTCCCGCATCCGGTTCGTGGAGCGCCCTGCCGACGACCCCGCCCGGCGCCGGCCCGACACCCGGCTGGCCCGGGAGCGGCTGGGCTGGCGGCCGCGGGTCGGCTGGAGCGAAGGCCTGGAGCGGACGATTGGCTGGTTCTCGCGCTCCGTGGCCGCTTGA